The proteins below are encoded in one region of Sulfitobacter sp. SK012:
- a CDS encoding 3-hydroxyacyl-CoA dehydrogenase family protein yields the protein MSSQRPIAVIGAGLMGHGIALTFARAGHQVNLTDPTKDVLATAKARITQSLELLGAQSSEIEQSVARIALFSDLPDAVTDASVVFEAAPEKLELKQSIFSQLEEHAPADAILASNTSVIQISKIMGNLKTRHRALGTHWWNPPHMIPLVEVVKTQWTDPDTAQQMHDLLGQAGKTPVMVEKDVPGFIGNRLQHALWREAISLVENGICSAQAVDDVVKASFGRRLAVLGPLENADLVGLELTQDIHKQVLFDLETSPEPSPHLQELLNEGRTGMAAGRGLREWKEGDLDATKARVADHLRKLETILPK from the coding sequence ATGAGCAGCCAGCGTCCCATCGCAGTGATTGGTGCAGGCCTCATGGGCCACGGCATTGCATTGACGTTTGCGCGTGCCGGTCACCAGGTAAACCTGACTGATCCGACCAAAGACGTGCTTGCCACGGCCAAGGCGCGCATCACGCAAAGCCTCGAATTGCTCGGCGCGCAATCTAGCGAGATCGAGCAAAGCGTTGCACGGATTGCCCTGTTTTCCGATTTGCCGGACGCGGTAACAGATGCTTCCGTTGTTTTTGAGGCCGCGCCAGAAAAGCTTGAGCTCAAGCAGAGCATTTTTTCGCAACTCGAAGAACACGCGCCCGCAGATGCCATTTTGGCGTCAAATACATCGGTCATCCAAATCAGCAAGATCATGGGCAACCTCAAGACGCGCCACCGTGCGCTTGGTACGCATTGGTGGAACCCGCCTCATATGATCCCGCTGGTTGAGGTCGTCAAAACTCAGTGGACTGACCCGGATACAGCGCAGCAGATGCATGATCTGCTAGGGCAGGCGGGCAAGACCCCTGTGATGGTTGAAAAGGATGTTCCGGGTTTCATAGGCAACCGCTTGCAACATGCGCTCTGGCGCGAAGCAATCAGCCTAGTTGAAAACGGTATTTGCTCGGCGCAAGCCGTCGATGATGTGGTCAAAGCCAGTTTTGGCCGACGGTTGGCTGTTCTTGGCCCGCTTGAAAACGCCGACTTGGTTGGGCTTGAGCTGACGCAGGACATTCACAAACAGGTCTTGTTCGATCTGGAAACCAGCCCCGAACCTTCACCGCACCTTCAAGAGCTTTTGAACGAGGGGCGCACCGGCATGGCTGCGGGGCGCGGCCTGCGGGAATGGAAAGAGGGTGACTTAGACGCGACCAAAGCACGGGTTGCTGATCACTTGAGAAAACTTGAAACAATTTTGCCAAAATAG
- a CDS encoding SDR family NAD(P)-dependent oxidoreductase, with the protein MSSLDNPMAMFDVAGKVALITGASGAFGAVAARCLSGAGCKVVLAAGNADTMAEVAATCKGQTHQINARPSDEAACDAMVADAVAAFGSIDILVVASGMNKVAKIDDMAPETFEGVMDANVTQSWLIARAVTKQMKSQGGGGKIVLVSSARGLLGHPAGYTAYCASKAAVDGLTKALGCELGPSGITVNAIAPTVFRSPLTAWMFEETEEATAVRNGFLARVPKGRLGEPEDLAGPLLFLASKASDFYTGHILYADGGYTAG; encoded by the coding sequence ATGAGCAGTCTTGATAATCCGATGGCCATGTTTGATGTCGCTGGAAAAGTGGCGCTGATTACGGGTGCGTCAGGGGCCTTTGGCGCGGTTGCGGCACGGTGCTTGTCTGGTGCCGGATGCAAAGTTGTTTTGGCGGCGGGGAATGCCGATACCATGGCCGAGGTTGCCGCCACCTGCAAAGGTCAGACGCACCAAATCAACGCACGCCCCTCAGATGAGGCAGCTTGTGACGCAATGGTCGCGGATGCCGTCGCGGCCTTTGGCTCTATTGATATTCTGGTTGTGGCCTCTGGCATGAACAAAGTGGCGAAGATCGACGACATGGCCCCAGAGACATTCGAAGGGGTGATGGACGCCAATGTCACCCAAAGCTGGCTGATCGCCCGCGCCGTGACCAAACAAATGAAAAGCCAAGGTGGCGGAGGGAAGATCGTCTTGGTTTCCTCGGCACGTGGGCTTTTGGGTCATCCGGCAGGCTACACTGCTTATTGTGCGTCCAAGGCAGCCGTAGATGGCTTAACCAAAGCACTGGGCTGCGAATTGGGACCGTCGGGCATCACCGTGAATGCCATTGCGCCGACCGTTTTCCGCTCTCCGCTGACCGCATGGATGTTTGAGGAAACCGAGGAGGCAACAGCCGTCCGCAACGGATTTTTGGCGCGCGTCCCCAAGGGGCGGCTAGGGGAGCCAGAAGATTTGGCTGGGCCGCTGTTATTCTTGGCATCCAAAGCATCTGATTTCTACACCGGCCATATTCTATATGCCGATGGCGGATACACCGCAGGATGA
- a CDS encoding cupin domain-containing protein: protein MHLKRFAQADTYDAPNHWGVTGLRLQGFEDGGPENQWVGFSQFLPGGGAGPDSTPFEKVYVVLEGEMSVEVDGVETVLGPMDSCTIPPGEERRIENKTNHICKMLVVIPYPGGKRPEVTP from the coding sequence ATGCATCTCAAGCGCTTTGCCCAAGCAGACACCTATGATGCCCCAAACCATTGGGGTGTCACAGGATTGCGGTTGCAGGGCTTCGAAGATGGTGGTCCCGAAAATCAGTGGGTGGGGTTCAGTCAATTCCTGCCCGGTGGTGGTGCCGGTCCCGATAGCACTCCATTCGAGAAAGTTTATGTCGTTCTTGAAGGCGAGATGTCGGTGGAGGTTGATGGCGTTGAAACGGTCTTGGGACCGATGGACAGCTGCACAATTCCGCCCGGAGAAGAGCGCCGAATTGAGAACAAAACCAATCACATTTGCAAAATGCTTGTCGTGATCCCCTATCCGGGCGGAAAGCGGCCGGAGGTAACACCATGA
- a CDS encoding cyclase family protein — translation MVEIRGIEFQGNLDNDMGLEFVNLSHRFGYQCPNWPYFDDVAIERKHYMAKSGVLSQTITTTMHVTTHIDAPAHVVQGTPFIDEVPLPHFFGSGLVVSIPKKKWEKITGEDLEKACGHAIRKGDVLIINTGWHKQYEDGDYFAYCPGLVPSAAHWMVEKGVKVVGHDTQANDHPLATAIGPQRNGPIMPHLEKEYLEWSGGVPWDVDFPEWEPVHNILFSNGILGIENVGGDLDSVTGKRVTFAFFPWNWDRGDGCIIRLVAMSDKKQAYRIEPGEAF, via the coding sequence ATGGTTGAAATCCGTGGGATCGAATTTCAGGGCAACTTGGACAATGACATGGGGCTGGAGTTTGTGAACCTCAGCCATAGGTTTGGATATCAATGTCCAAACTGGCCCTATTTCGACGACGTTGCCATCGAACGAAAGCACTACATGGCCAAGTCTGGCGTATTAAGCCAGACGATCACCACGACCATGCACGTGACCACACACATCGATGCCCCAGCGCATGTTGTGCAAGGCACACCCTTCATTGACGAGGTGCCATTGCCGCATTTCTTTGGGTCGGGGCTTGTTGTCTCAATTCCTAAGAAGAAGTGGGAAAAAATTACTGGCGAGGATCTTGAGAAAGCCTGTGGTCACGCGATCCGTAAGGGTGATGTTCTGATCATCAACACCGGTTGGCACAAGCAATATGAAGACGGTGACTATTTCGCCTATTGCCCTGGCCTCGTGCCGTCGGCGGCGCATTGGATGGTCGAAAAAGGCGTGAAGGTTGTCGGCCATGACACGCAAGCCAACGACCACCCGTTGGCAACGGCGATCGGACCACAACGTAACGGGCCGATCATGCCACATCTTGAAAAAGAGTATCTGGAATGGTCTGGCGGCGTGCCGTGGGACGTTGATTTCCCTGAGTGGGAGCCAGTTCATAACATCCTATTCTCAAACGGTATCTTGGGTATCGAAAACGTTGGTGGGGACTTGGATTCCGTCACGGGTAAGCGGGTTACTTTCGCATTTTTCCCATGGAATTGGGACCGCGGCGATGGCTGCATCATCCGCCTGGTTGCGATGAGTGACAAGAAGCAGGCCTACCGGATTGAACCCGGAGAGGCGTTCTGA
- a CDS encoding IclR family transcriptional regulator, with translation MADTLDKSNRSGIQVIARAADVLRALKLDQSGLSLGQISDIVALPRSTVQRIVGALQAERLVIADPSGRGFRLGPEVSALAEATRYNIVETCRLLLMELTQDTGETADLSVMRGAGMIFLDQVPGTHRLRTVSSVGEVFPLTTTANGKACLAMLEPAKAEQLIKDEWDRRGMEGDLVRFMGTLGLVRDIGLAFDLDQHTPGISAIGFAFRDYAGDVHAISVPVPTTRFEAIRPKVETALLNTSQHIVKLMAQA, from the coding sequence ATGGCTGATACTTTGGACAAATCGAACCGATCCGGCATTCAGGTGATTGCGCGTGCGGCTGATGTCTTGCGCGCGCTCAAGCTTGATCAATCGGGGCTGAGCCTTGGACAGATTTCCGACATCGTGGCGCTGCCGCGCTCGACGGTACAAAGAATCGTCGGCGCGCTGCAGGCCGAGCGATTGGTCATCGCGGACCCCAGTGGCCGCGGATTTCGGCTCGGTCCTGAAGTTTCTGCGCTGGCTGAAGCAACCCGTTACAATATTGTCGAAACCTGTCGGCTGTTGCTTATGGAATTGACCCAAGACACCGGAGAGACGGCGGATCTGTCTGTGATGCGCGGCGCTGGAATGATCTTTCTTGACCAGGTGCCGGGCACGCATAGGCTGCGCACGGTGTCTTCTGTGGGTGAAGTTTTTCCGCTGACAACAACGGCGAATGGAAAGGCCTGCTTGGCGATGCTGGAACCCGCAAAGGCCGAACAGCTGATAAAAGACGAATGGGATCGCCGCGGGATGGAGGGCGATTTGGTTCGGTTCATGGGCACCCTTGGCTTGGTCCGTGACATCGGATTGGCGTTTGATCTGGACCAGCACACACCGGGCATCTCGGCGATCGGTTTTGCCTTTCGCGATTATGCAGGAGACGTTCATGCAATCTCCGTCCCGGTGCCGACAACCCGGTTCGAGGCGATACGCCCAAAGGTCGAAACCGCACTGCTCAACACCTCCCAGCACATCGTCAAATTGATGGCGCAGGCCTGA
- a CDS encoding intradiol ring-cleavage dioxygenase yields MGDRPQGYFTEENSTDVVTSQIADTTEPRLAEVMGAITRHLHAAVKEIEPTQEEWLQAIKFLTKTGHKSDDWRQEFILLSDIMGVSMLVDAINNRKPSGASESTVLGPFHVPDVPQSPMGANICLDGKGHPMLIKGRILDIEGAPIDGCKIDVWQTNDDGFYDVQQKGIQPDFNLRGVFQTGADGVYHFWGAKPRFYPIPDDGPVGQLLGALGRHPFRPAHLHYILEAQGFETLVTHIFDPDDEYIHSDAVFGVKESLLAKFDLIKDPKRIAAEQADGPFYEVIHDFVLADTA; encoded by the coding sequence ATGGGCGACAGACCCCAAGGGTATTTCACCGAAGAAAATTCCACAGATGTGGTTACATCGCAGATTGCGGACACCACTGAGCCGCGACTGGCTGAGGTGATGGGGGCGATCACGCGCCACCTCCATGCCGCAGTGAAAGAAATCGAACCAACCCAAGAAGAGTGGCTTCAAGCAATCAAATTCCTGACGAAGACGGGCCATAAATCCGACGATTGGCGGCAGGAGTTCATTCTGTTGTCCGATATCATGGGCGTGTCGATGCTCGTCGATGCCATCAACAACCGCAAACCGTCAGGCGCATCAGAAAGTACGGTTCTGGGTCCATTTCATGTCCCCGATGTTCCTCAATCGCCGATGGGGGCCAACATCTGTCTGGATGGCAAAGGTCATCCGATGCTGATCAAGGGGCGGATTTTGGACATTGAGGGCGCACCTATCGACGGCTGCAAAATCGACGTTTGGCAAACCAATGATGATGGATTCTATGACGTTCAACAAAAAGGCATTCAACCAGACTTCAACTTGCGAGGTGTCTTTCAAACGGGTGCCGACGGTGTTTATCACTTCTGGGGCGCTAAACCGCGGTTCTATCCGATCCCTGATGATGGTCCGGTTGGGCAGTTGCTAGGCGCGCTTGGCAGGCATCCATTCCGGCCTGCGCATTTGCATTACATCCTAGAGGCTCAAGGGTTTGAAACGCTGGTCACTCATATTTTTGACCCCGATGATGAATACATCCACTCAGATGCCGTGTTCGGCGTGAAAGAGAGCTTGCTTGCGAAATTTGATCTGATCAAAGATCCAAAGCGGATCGCTGCAGAACAGGCAGACGGGCCGTTCTACGAAGTCATCCATGATTTTGTATTGGCGGATACGGCTTGA